In Roseisolibacter agri, the following proteins share a genomic window:
- a CDS encoding mechanosensitive ion channel family protein: protein MSLPDLLGPLPPTLRALAIVALAALVGLLAHALLYRGLLRLGRRVPGVLVFDGALLHRTRTPMRAFLPLLAIQTALPLLRASMSRAAEETAERGLYVLLVGAGAWVLLALTRVLDDVVERRYDIEVADNLHARRVRTRVGLLRRVLVVVIVFLALGAVLMRFQGFRALGAGLLASAGVVGIIVSIAAQRPLGNIVAGVQLALSQPIRVGDAVVIENEWGTVEEINLTYVVVRIWDQRRLVLPISHFFERPFQNWTRSSAQVIGTVFLYVDYTAPVAAIRAEFDRVVRTSPHWDGRVAQLQVSDASERTMQLRAIMSAGNAGAAWDLRCDVRERMIDWLQREHPEVLPRVRLDGAAGALGT from the coding sequence ATGTCGCTCCCCGACCTCCTCGGCCCGCTGCCGCCGACGCTGCGCGCGCTGGCGATCGTCGCCCTCGCGGCGCTCGTCGGCCTGCTCGCGCACGCGCTGCTCTACCGCGGGCTGCTGCGCCTGGGGCGGCGCGTGCCGGGCGTGCTGGTGTTCGACGGCGCGCTGCTGCACCGCACGCGCACGCCGATGCGGGCGTTCCTCCCGCTGCTCGCCATCCAGACGGCGCTGCCGCTGCTGCGCGCCTCGATGTCGCGGGCGGCCGAGGAGACCGCGGAGCGCGGGCTGTACGTGCTGCTGGTGGGCGCGGGCGCGTGGGTGCTGCTGGCGCTGACGCGCGTCCTCGACGACGTCGTCGAGCGGCGCTACGACATCGAGGTCGCCGACAACCTGCACGCGCGCCGCGTGCGCACGCGCGTCGGGCTGCTGCGGCGCGTGCTGGTCGTCGTCATCGTGTTCCTCGCCCTCGGCGCGGTGCTGATGCGCTTCCAGGGCTTCCGCGCGCTCGGCGCGGGGCTGCTGGCGTCGGCCGGCGTCGTCGGCATCATCGTCTCCATCGCGGCCCAGCGCCCGCTCGGCAACATCGTGGCGGGGGTGCAGCTCGCGCTGTCGCAGCCGATCCGCGTGGGCGACGCGGTCGTGATCGAGAACGAGTGGGGGACGGTCGAGGAGATCAACCTCACGTACGTGGTGGTGCGCATCTGGGACCAGCGCCGCCTCGTGCTGCCGATCAGCCACTTCTTCGAGCGGCCGTTCCAGAACTGGACGCGCTCCTCCGCGCAGGTGATCGGCACGGTGTTCCTGTACGTGGACTACACGGCGCCGGTGGCCGCCATCCGCGCGGAGTTCGACCGCGTCGTGCGCACGTCGCCGCACTGGGACGGCCGCGTCGCGCAGCTGCAGGTGTCGGACGCCAGCGAGCGCACGATGCAGCTGCGCGCGATCATGAGCGCCGGCAACGCGGGCGCCGCGTGGGACCTGCGCTGCGACGTGCGCGAGCGGATGATCGACTGGCTACAGCGGGAGCATCCGGAAGTCCTGCCACGCGTGCGGCTGGATGGAGCGGCCGGCGCTCTCGGAACCTGA
- a CDS encoding cupredoxin domain-containing protein, which translates to MRIARALVPFALPLVLVVLSACGGGGNGGDGGTDYSPVEPSGGGTTSTPSTSSDIRVSDNAFSPAATTVAPGTTVTWTWAASSDHDVTFTDGPRSPIQRTGTYQRTFATAGSFPYRCSIHGAAMSGTITVR; encoded by the coding sequence ATGCGCATCGCCCGCGCGCTCGTGCCGTTCGCCCTGCCGCTCGTGCTCGTCGTCCTCTCGGCCTGTGGTGGGGGCGGCAACGGGGGAGACGGCGGCACTGACTACTCGCCCGTGGAGCCGAGCGGCGGCGGCACCACCTCCACGCCGAGCACGAGCAGCGACATCCGCGTCTCGGACAACGCGTTCTCGCCCGCCGCCACCACCGTCGCGCCCGGGACCACCGTCACGTGGACGTGGGCCGCGAGCAGCGACCACGACGTCACGTTCACCGACGGCCCGCGCTCGCCCATCCAGCGCACCGGCACCTACCAGCGCACCTTCGCGACCGCGGGGAGCTTCCCGTACCGCTGCTCCATCCACGGCGCGGCGATGTCGGGCACGATCACCGTGCGCTAG
- a CDS encoding ABC transporter permease, with amino-acid sequence MTARRRFRLALLRRTRATRLRDVDAELRFHIEERVDELVALGMARPQAEAEVRARFGDVAGVRAECEAIDAAGERTRSRREWWGAAARQARLAARALARRPAFALVAIGTLALGIGAATAVFSLVHGVLLRPLPFPEPERLLAVTHTTAVPGVPEVQQSDAGFLLYERRATAFERTGVHRATEVNLVATAGGAMQAERLVAAGVSASLFPTLRATALQGRTFVAGEDRRGARPVVVLSEGLWRRRFGGDPSVVGRQVVVDGSPREVVGIMPARFQYPSASTQLWYPLPFDAATASPGNFNYTQVARLKPGVTPERAVAELARILPRVIEEYPGDVPPAMWAQARLAPVVAPLREAIVGRVRGLLWVLLGGAGLVLLIACANVASLFLVRAEEGQRELAVRSALGAGRAAAAQYLAEAAVVGVLGSTGGVALAVAGVRLLRALPSGVDLPRLSEVGVDGPVLLFALAAAAFATVAASALPLLRARGVPVAAVLRDAGRAATAGVRRQSARKALVVAQVALALVLVAASGLMARSFARLRDVAPGFDPARVLAVRIALPPSSYRDAASVARFHDRLLRELDALPGVRDAALTSWLPLSEDHNNGTVFVEDRPMVGDAVPPVHEQVHVSRDWFATVGTPLLAGRTFAPQDPARASTEVIVSRAFAQRYWPGQSAIGKRVRAGLVSPWLTVVGVVGDVHLAALDRPAEEALYLPYHAFERDTAWAPTSVTLALRAAGDPAALVAAVRRTVHALDPAVPTYDERPMADTLRAAAARTRFTTLLLGVASAVALLLGAVGMYGVMAYGVSLRQREIGVRLALGARPLDVGRMISRQGVALAAAGVAIGLAGALAVTRFLRGLLYGVSPTDPLTLGATCALLLVVALLASWLPARRAAALPPVEALRRD; translated from the coding sequence GTGACCGCGCGCCGACGCTTCCGCCTCGCGCTCCTGCGCCGCACGCGCGCCACGCGGCTGCGCGACGTCGACGCGGAGCTGCGCTTCCACATCGAGGAGCGCGTCGACGAGCTGGTGGCACTCGGCATGGCGCGCCCGCAGGCCGAGGCCGAGGTGCGCGCGCGCTTCGGCGACGTGGCCGGCGTGCGCGCCGAGTGCGAGGCCATCGACGCCGCGGGCGAGCGCACGCGGTCGCGCCGCGAGTGGTGGGGCGCGGCGGCGCGGCAGGCGCGGCTCGCGGCGCGCGCGCTGGCGCGCCGTCCGGCGTTCGCGCTGGTCGCGATCGGGACGCTGGCGCTCGGGATCGGCGCGGCGACGGCGGTGTTCAGCCTCGTGCACGGCGTGCTCCTGCGCCCGCTCCCCTTCCCCGAGCCCGAGCGCCTGCTCGCCGTCACGCACACGACGGCCGTCCCCGGCGTGCCCGAGGTCCAGCAGTCGGACGCGGGCTTCCTGCTCTACGAGCGCCGCGCGACGGCGTTCGAGCGCACGGGCGTGCACCGCGCCACCGAGGTGAACCTCGTCGCGACGGCCGGCGGCGCGATGCAGGCCGAGCGGCTGGTCGCGGCCGGCGTCAGCGCGAGCCTCTTCCCGACGCTGCGCGCGACGGCGCTGCAGGGCCGCACCTTCGTCGCGGGCGAGGACCGGCGCGGGGCGCGGCCGGTGGTGGTGCTCTCGGAAGGGCTGTGGCGGCGGCGCTTCGGCGGCGATCCGTCGGTCGTGGGCCGTCAGGTCGTCGTGGACGGCTCGCCACGCGAGGTCGTGGGCATCATGCCCGCGCGCTTCCAGTACCCGTCGGCGAGCACGCAGCTCTGGTATCCGCTCCCGTTCGACGCGGCGACCGCGTCGCCGGGCAACTTCAACTACACGCAGGTCGCGCGGCTGAAGCCCGGCGTCACGCCCGAGCGCGCGGTCGCGGAGCTCGCGCGCATCCTGCCGCGGGTGATCGAGGAGTATCCGGGCGACGTGCCGCCGGCGATGTGGGCGCAGGCGCGGCTCGCGCCCGTGGTCGCGCCGCTGCGCGAGGCGATCGTCGGCCGGGTGCGCGGGCTGCTCTGGGTGCTGCTGGGCGGCGCGGGGCTCGTGCTCCTGATCGCGTGCGCGAACGTCGCGAGCCTCTTCCTCGTGCGCGCCGAGGAGGGACAGCGCGAGCTCGCGGTGCGCAGCGCGCTCGGCGCGGGGCGCGCGGCGGCCGCGCAGTACCTGGCCGAGGCGGCGGTGGTCGGTGTGCTGGGGAGCACGGGCGGCGTGGCGCTGGCGGTGGCCGGCGTGCGCCTGCTGCGCGCGCTGCCGAGCGGCGTGGACCTGCCGCGGCTGAGCGAGGTGGGCGTGGACGGGCCCGTGCTGCTGTTCGCGCTGGCCGCGGCGGCGTTCGCGACGGTGGCGGCGAGCGCGCTGCCGCTGCTGCGTGCGCGTGGCGTGCCGGTGGCCGCGGTGCTGCGCGACGCGGGCCGCGCGGCCACGGCGGGCGTGCGGCGCCAGTCGGCGCGCAAGGCGCTCGTGGTGGCGCAGGTCGCGCTGGCGCTGGTGCTCGTGGCCGCGTCGGGGCTGATGGCGCGCAGCTTCGCGCGGCTGCGCGACGTGGCGCCCGGCTTCGATCCGGCGCGCGTGCTGGCGGTGCGCATCGCGCTGCCGCCGTCGAGCTACCGCGACGCGGCGTCGGTGGCACGCTTCCACGACCGCCTGCTGCGCGAGCTGGACGCGCTGCCGGGCGTGCGCGACGCGGCGCTCACGTCGTGGCTCCCGCTCTCCGAGGACCACAACAACGGCACGGTGTTCGTGGAGGACCGGCCGATGGTCGGCGACGCGGTGCCGCCGGTGCACGAGCAGGTGCACGTCAGCCGCGACTGGTTCGCGACGGTCGGCACGCCGCTGCTCGCCGGGCGCACCTTCGCGCCGCAGGATCCCGCGCGCGCCTCCACCGAGGTGATCGTCAGCCGCGCGTTCGCGCAGCGCTACTGGCCGGGGCAGAGCGCGATCGGGAAGCGCGTGCGCGCGGGGCTCGTCAGCCCGTGGCTCACCGTGGTCGGCGTCGTGGGCGACGTGCACCTCGCGGCGCTCGACCGGCCGGCGGAGGAGGCGCTCTACCTGCCGTACCACGCGTTCGAGCGCGACACCGCGTGGGCGCCCACGAGCGTCACGCTCGCGCTGCGCGCCGCGGGCGATCCGGCGGCGCTGGTGGCGGCGGTGCGTCGCACGGTGCACGCGCTCGACCCGGCGGTGCCGACGTACGACGAGCGGCCGATGGCGGATACGCTGCGCGCCGCCGCCGCGCGCACGCGCTTCACGACGCTGCTGCTCGGCGTCGCGAGCGCGGTCGCGCTGCTGCTGGGCGCGGTGGGGATGTACGGCGTGATGGCGTACGGGGTGAGCCTGCGCCAGCGCGAGATCGGCGTGCGGCTCGCGCTCGGCGCGCGCCCGCTGGACGTCGGCCGCATGATCTCGCGGCAGGGCGTGGCGCTGGCCGCCGCGGGCGTGGCGATCGGGCTCGCGGGCGCGCTGGCGGTGACGCGCTTCCTGCGCGGCCTGCTGTATGGCGTGAGCCCGACCGATCCGCTGACGCTGGGCGCGACGTGCGCGCTGCTGCTCGTCGTCGCGCTGCTGGCGAGCTGGCTGCCGGCGCGCCGCGCGGCCGCGCTGCCGCCGGTGGAGGCGCTGCGGCGCGACTAG
- a CDS encoding PadR family transcriptional regulator, which translates to MGSTELDLVRGTFDLLVLKALSWGPMHGLGVLRWIERASQAQLQVTEGALYPALHRLEQRGWLDAEWGVTERNREAKFYRLTPEGRHALTAELSKWTRYTEAVGLVLAAPRA; encoded by the coding sequence ATGGGATCGACCGAGCTGGACCTCGTGCGCGGGACCTTCGACCTGCTCGTCCTCAAGGCGCTGTCCTGGGGCCCGATGCACGGCCTCGGCGTGCTGCGCTGGATCGAGCGGGCGTCGCAGGCGCAGCTGCAGGTCACCGAGGGCGCGCTGTATCCCGCGCTCCACCGCCTGGAGCAGCGCGGGTGGCTGGACGCCGAGTGGGGCGTCACGGAGCGGAACCGCGAGGCGAAGTTCTACCGGCTGACGCCCGAGGGACGCCACGCGCTGACGGCCGAGCTCTCGAAGTGGACCCGCTACACGGAGGCGGTCGGGCTCGTGCTCGCCGCGCCGCGCGCGTGA
- a CDS encoding sensor histidine kinase, with amino-acid sequence MVTTRVEGMGNVGAPESAPESPMERRLVPVGAVVLTTFFALLYALRGGITAIDRGEDPRWAQQVVWSLAMWWTCLPLLPPLAALVRRFPVGRPRPWRNAGVLLLGTLAAAWLRHVVMSPVVVAISGVPDVAASALARILTYLTVFLVMVALLHAVHYYRAERAREVREAGLARGLAEARLAALRTQLQPHFVFNVLNAVTTLVHADPMAADRMLTRFAALLRVILHEGTEEHALERELDLLARYVELMQLRFGDRIAVEWAVADAARGARVPFLVLQPLVENAYEHGLAWRETGGRVRIGAARAGDTLELVVEDDGAGPDVEAGSITDRATAGTGNGIGLRNTRDRLAQLYGARASLVLERPPGGGTRARVTLPFVGGAHGNGEARP; translated from the coding sequence ATGGTGACGACCCGCGTGGAGGGGATGGGGAACGTCGGCGCGCCGGAGTCCGCCCCGGAGTCCCCCATGGAGCGGCGCCTCGTGCCGGTGGGGGCCGTCGTGCTGACGACGTTCTTCGCGCTCCTCTACGCGCTGCGCGGCGGCATCACGGCCATCGACCGCGGCGAGGACCCGCGCTGGGCCCAGCAGGTCGTCTGGTCGCTCGCGATGTGGTGGACCTGCCTGCCGCTCCTGCCGCCGCTCGCGGCCCTCGTCCGCCGCTTTCCGGTCGGACGCCCGCGTCCCTGGAGGAACGCCGGCGTCCTCCTGCTCGGCACGCTCGCGGCGGCGTGGCTCCGCCACGTCGTGATGAGCCCCGTCGTGGTAGCGATCAGCGGCGTCCCCGACGTCGCGGCGAGCGCGCTCGCGCGGATCCTCACCTACCTCACCGTCTTCCTCGTGATGGTCGCGCTCCTCCACGCGGTCCACTACTATCGCGCGGAGCGCGCGCGCGAGGTGCGCGAGGCCGGCCTTGCCCGCGGGCTCGCCGAGGCGCGGCTCGCGGCGCTGCGGACGCAGCTGCAGCCGCACTTCGTCTTCAACGTGCTCAATGCGGTCACGACCCTCGTGCACGCCGATCCGATGGCGGCCGACCGCATGCTCACCCGCTTCGCCGCGCTCCTGCGCGTGATCCTGCACGAGGGGACCGAGGAGCACGCGCTCGAGCGCGAGCTCGATCTGCTGGCGCGCTACGTCGAGCTGATGCAGCTGCGCTTCGGTGACCGCATCGCCGTCGAATGGGCCGTGGCCGATGCGGCGCGCGGCGCGCGCGTGCCCTTCCTGGTGCTGCAGCCGCTGGTCGAGAACGCCTACGAGCACGGGCTCGCGTGGCGCGAGACGGGTGGACGCGTGCGCATCGGCGCGGCACGAGCGGGCGACACGCTCGAACTCGTGGTCGAGGACGATGGGGCGGGGCCCGACGTGGAGGCCGGGTCGATCACCGATCGCGCGACTGCGGGAACGGGCAACGGCATCGGCCTGCGCAACACGCGCGATCGCCTCGCGCAGCTCTACGGCGCGCGCGCCTCGCTGGTGCTGGAGCGGCCGCCTGGCGGCGGCACGCGCGCGCGGGTGACGCTGCCGTTCGTCGGCGGCGCGCACGGGAACGGGGAGGCGCGTCCATGA
- a CDS encoding LytR/AlgR family response regulator transcription factor codes for MSGGRWKVLVADDEPLARARLRALLARHPEFELTAECGSGAAVLAALRDGPADVLLLDIRMPGLDGIATVEALAREAPWSRERPPCVVFVTASEEHAIRAFDLDAVDYLVKPVDIDRFDRAMRRLLETLGAPSRTPDAGALAAADAALRAALQALRGDAPAPAVDAAGGAAAHARNGAGPEDGYAKRFVIRDAQGMYFVAVADVDRVEADGNYVAVVAWGRRHLVRESLHVLAARLDPAEFVRVHRSHMVRIDRIRRLEPCGHGEYELTLADGTRLTSSRSYREQMRRLLR; via the coding sequence ATGAGCGGGGGCCGCTGGAAGGTGCTGGTCGCCGACGACGAGCCCCTCGCGCGCGCGCGCCTGCGCGCGCTGCTCGCGCGCCACCCCGAGTTCGAGCTCACGGCGGAATGCGGGAGCGGTGCGGCCGTTCTCGCCGCGCTGCGCGATGGACCCGCCGACGTGCTGCTCCTCGACATCCGCATGCCGGGCCTCGACGGCATCGCGACGGTGGAGGCCCTCGCCCGGGAGGCGCCGTGGTCGCGGGAGCGCCCGCCGTGCGTCGTCTTCGTCACCGCGAGCGAGGAGCACGCGATCCGCGCGTTCGACCTCGATGCGGTCGACTACCTCGTCAAGCCGGTCGACATCGACCGCTTCGACCGGGCGATGCGGCGGCTGCTCGAGACGCTCGGGGCACCGTCGCGGACCCCCGATGCCGGCGCCCTCGCGGCGGCCGATGCCGCGCTCCGGGCCGCGCTGCAGGCGCTCCGCGGCGATGCCCCCGCACCGGCCGTCGACGCGGCGGGTGGCGCCGCCGCCCACGCACGCAATGGCGCCGGGCCGGAGGACGGGTACGCGAAGCGATTCGTGATCCGCGACGCCCAGGGGATGTACTTCGTGGCCGTCGCGGACGTCGACCGCGTGGAGGCGGACGGCAACTACGTCGCGGTCGTCGCCTGGGGGCGACGCCACCTCGTGCGCGAGTCGCTGCACGTCCTCGCCGCGCGGCTCGACCCCGCGGAGTTCGTGCGGGTGCACCGGTCGCACATGGTGCGCATCGACCGGATTCGCCGGCTGGAGCCGTGCGGCCACGGCGAGTACGAGCTGACGCTGGCGGACGGCACGCGGCTCACGTCGAGCCGGAGCTATCGGGAGCAGATGCGGCGGCTGCTCCGCTGA